The following DNA comes from Osmerus eperlanus chromosome 5, fOsmEpe2.1, whole genome shotgun sequence.
gagagagagagagagagagagagagagagagagagagagagagagagagagaaaaaaaagagaaagagagaggtagagagagagaaaaaagagaaagagagagttaagCTCCTGTGGTCTGCAGGGCAGCCAGCACTCTGAATGGGGCAGCTTTCCTCTCAGACTGGCTGAGTCAACAGCTAGAATCCCTTCAGAGATTCAAGCAGCGCAAATGACAGAGAGATgatagtggagggggaggtttgtgtgtgtctggataatATCACTCAATTAAGGGGGCCTAGGCAACAGTTAAGAGGGGCTTGAAAAGATtcgaagggtgggggggagggagagaaagtgaaagagagaggggagaaagagagagggagaaagggagggaggtaaagaaagaggaagagagagagatcaaatgaagggagagggaaggagggagggtagaagggagagcgagagatggaCCAAGGGGCCCCACCTGGTGATGGACAGGCAGGTCCCAGATCTCAGCACCTGGCTATAACCTGGCTGGCTTACTCACCATGTGCTGGGAGAGCTGGGGCTTCCTGTGCTTCAGCAGCTGGTGGAACACCTTCACCTGGTGCTGGaccctgacaggcaggcaggcggagggagggaaaaccaaacaaaaggaggggggagaagtagTCCGCTTTGTGTTTACTATGGTTGGGTAGGTCTCACTTTGATAAGGTAGGTCTTACTTGCAGAAGGAGACGTTTTCCTACAGAGCTTTTCCTCGTTAAGAGGTGGGTATTACTATTGTAAGGTAGGTCTTACGTGATGAAGGAGAGGTACTATGTTACTAAGCTCTTCGTAGCATCGTAGGTCGTTCTACGATGTGGTAGGTCTTACTTGTTGAGGGAGAGGTCGAAAAGCTGAGCCAGGTACTTGGGCTGCTCCAGCAGGGCCACAAGCGCCCAGAAAGCCTCTTCCTCACCCAGATGCATCAACAGCACCGCGGCGATGTACGACATccctgaggcacacacactcgaAAATTcaagatttttatttaaagaaaaaaaactgttatAGTTTACAGATACACAATACATCTTCAGTGATTCGTGGAACTAATGTATTATTTGAACTCTGCTGCCCTCAAGTGGTGGACAAACATACTGCACAAATTCTATATGTGACCACTAGGGGCACCCTGAGCAAAGCTTGTGCAACAACATGGGGTTAGGTCAGTTACATTGTTTTTAATGCCATTCAAATTTTGGCTGTAGCCCGTGAGCTTACCTTGGGTGTAGCCAATCTTGGAGTTGTACTTGGCGTAGGCGATTAAGACCCTGAAGAGTTTGGCCTGACCCTCGATGGCCTCCGGGCTTTCCCCCATCAGCGAGCGGTGCGTTGGGAAGGAGCGCTCTGCAAAGAGACATCCAGGGgcgtttgttttcaaatgtggttgGAACATCTTTTTTTATGAACTGAGGATGCATCCGTTAAATATAAAACTCTTGataaaaaaagtgtgtgtgtgtgtgtgtgtggggggggggggcagatttgTCATTTTCAAAAAAGCATGAAACCTACAGTAAGCACCCGGACATATCACTTGCATTACATTTCAAACATAAGCATCACAAAAACAAATGGGCTGCACCCAGgtcccaaaacaaacacacccaatgCACAGTGACTCACGCAGATCCAGAGCCACTTGACGGAACACTGTGACATCAgcgctggagaaggtggagtccGGAGGGAGGTTTGGGGCGTTCTGATAGGCTCCCAGGGTGTTCTCTGTGTCGTTGAGCGTGGCGATGGCTGACAGGATGCTGTACTCACTTACCCCCAGGTCCACCAGTGGCCCACGGATTTCAGTCAGACACCTCTGTCAGTCACAGCAGCAGGCAGGGATTTCACTACTAGGGTTGGGAATGAGGGGTTGGAGCCATACTGGTGGTCTGAGGGCACCagtatgtttttttggggggggggacccgAACCAATTGCGGGGCCCTAAACAAATGCTTAGCTTGTTTATTGGGTCGGGCCGGCCCTGTCTGAGGGGACTGGACCACACTTACACTGGcaactccatccctcctcccctgttaGAATACAAATATCTGAGGTGAACTTGACCAACTTTTAACCACAGATTATGAAAGAAAaggagatctctctctctttcagtccatAGCTCTTTCTCAGTCAATGCATGGGTGTTGACTAGAGTGTTGCCCTACATCTTACAGCTGATTCTAGTTTATCTTTAATccgtgtggtggtggtgatagTGATACTGGAGACCCAGCAGCCAAAACTCAATTGGGGGGACAGTACCTGATAGTTAAAGACACTGGAATCCCTCAGGCTGTCAATGTTCAGCAGACACTTCCACACACGGCCTCGCAACACCGGAGGAACGCCCATCCGGATGGACCGCTCCATCTGCAACAGTCAAATGGCTTTCAGACATCATGTAAGCCTAGACAGCGCTGCCTGACGTGTTTGTGAATCAGTCAATATCGTTACTCTTGAGGAGAAAGCTGAGGAGTGAACTAAATTCAGTGTAGGCCTATCTTGCGTAACAGCTTGAAAAATGAAATGGAGCACAGCCATCTgcttcactctctttcactcactcaaacacacacacttgggccAGGATCTGTTACCTGGCTCCTGCATATAAAACTGGACCCGTTCCAGAAGCTAAGCAGCTCACACAGGTCCTTTACCCGGGTGACGCCGAGTTGGGGATAGCTGCAGAGACGAAAAGTATTAACGCCCGGCTATTCAAATAGCAAGGATCCGATTCCTCTACAAACATTGGAATCGGATCCTTGCTATTTGGATCGTAAACTCACGTTAACGACAGGTAAAACATAACATATTAGAAGTATGGATTAGAAGTAAATAAATGTAATCCTAAAAGTGTGGTTTTGCAAAAAGAAAAGTTTAAAAACGATTAAgttaacaaaaaacaaaaaaacaaccgtGTGTGCACCTGTAATCGTGACATCGATGTATTTTCTTTCCCTGACTCAAAGCAAAACCGAATTCGTCAAAGCTTAAATTCTCAGTGCGTCTTTTGGCAGAGCTTTTCCTGCTGCCACTAGAGCTACTTCTTTttctcattttttaaaaacagAATACGTTGTCACTGGTTTAAACACTTATAAAAGCTACAACCACACTAACGTCACCAGTTAGCTATCTGCTTTGTTCAATGAGCTCTGCAAACGTTCATTCAAACACCGCGCCCCTTTTCCGTTTTCGTCATTATAGGCCGGGGAGACATTAGAGGGGCGCTGTTCAATATCAACATTTCTTAGCGACAATAACAAACTGGGCTGCCTATGCAGTTTCTGtccttttacattttattttctctaCAACATTATATTAAATAGAACTATAAATAAATAACTACAAGCAATAGATTTGCCGTATTTTAATAAGTTATGTCCTCAACTTGCTGTTTTTTGATTGGCGAGAAAAAACGGGACGTAAATTCCTCATTATCCAATTGGTTCAGAAAGTAGGTTAGTGGTGCTGCGGCAGGCATGACGGCGAAAAGAAAGTGGGTCACAGATTGAAAAGCGTTTATGTCACTGTTCTTACGGACTGGTTATATTTACCGACAACTTCAATGGGTCACAGCACAGGGGGTTTAATGTAAGTACTTATTGGTTTATTATCATCCATTTCACATTGATGGGAATAGTCCGTTTTGACGATGAAAGGCAGGCGttctaatgtgtgtttttccagaTTTAGCCAGACTTGCTActgtgtgatggtggtggtaACACTAGTGGTCAAAGAGGGACGGTGGCTAACGCTAGCAATGCAAGGCCAGCCATCAAGACAGTTTCTTAAGATCAATTCAGCTATTTAGCTGTCAATATCAAGATAACAATGGTAGTGTTTATGGGCTTTAATGTATGTGGACTGGAAGGGTAGCGAGATAAACTACAAGCCGTCTTGCGAATGTGTTACACTGGTCATGTCAGCTGTACTAATATAGCTAATGCTAGTAGCAAGCGAGCTAATGCTTGGGCCATACCCGTGACATAACACCCCGAGCTGAGTTATGTCTGAGGTCGGAGGCTGAACATGTAATCTTTGTAGCGGGGAACATTGGCGCTAATAAAGCTCCGTGCTTCTCTGGCACTTTGCCTCGTCAACTAGATGTCAAATTGAAATTCAGACTGCCAAGCTAGCTAGTGATTATGCGCAATGTATGCCTTGTTGTAGCTAGGCAATAGGATGGCTTGCTATCTCTGGAAGTGAGGCAATCATCTACCAAGCAGTGTACGCAGATATCTGAAGATGTAACAAGTTATTTGAATCTGTCTTAAGACAAAAACATCGGCTAGAAAAGGTTAGCCAGTGTCCTATTCGCCTCTCACCACAGCCTTGCACACTCTGTCATCGCGCTGTCAACCGACGCCACATCTTTTTAGTTGCGCTAATTGGCGTCATCGCGTTTTTTCGTACATATCCAGGGACTAAAGATGTCACGCTCACGGTATCTAGCCAGAAAAACTTGTCTTGGAAAGTGGACTGATTTTGAGACTTGATTGTGTGTTGACACGATTTAGAAACTGGACCACAAGCACTGCCCTAGCTGTACATTACTTAATTTAGTACCTTCCTGCATGTTGTCTACTTGATATCTTGTTGTAGCACTTTCTCTTACACAGACTGCAAAATGGTTTGCCATGTAAGCTTTCAGTTGTTTTAATGATTGCACTACCATATCAGAATTATGTAATATTGTAGTTGTGATCATGTAACTGTTGCACTCTCTAACCACTGAAACCCCTCGGTTAGGTCTGTGGACTTATGATCCTTGATTATTTGTAGTAGGCTGCCTATATGCAAAAttggtaaaataaataaaacatatgGTCAATAtataaaatgtaatttaaacACACTGACCAAATATCTAATAAGAATAATTAGCTTCCACCTCAAAGGTGTTCTATTCTGGCTATGATTCTTGTAATTATGCACTTACATATGTTGAGAGTTTGTAACCTATGcaatgtttcccctaccattatattaggggggcgcccccctaaagctgtaaacctaggggaaacactgctatGGTTTTAAATGTAACAGTTTAGGTGAACTATAACCTAGTTCAATTTTAGAGCgcaatttttttcttcttgctTTTGCATTCTTTGCACTGGGTCGCCATGGTGTTTCTGTTGCTAAGTACAGACCACACCAGGCTAGGCTAAAAAGTGACGTACTTGTGTCTTAGGCTCAACGATGCTGCTTTGTGGCATGGCTCCTAGACCTAACTTTGCCAGGGAACATTGGCTGTACGTTTGACTAGTCCTTTAATTGGCAGTGAGTTGTGCCACAGTTTGTCAAAGTTAAGTCTCTTCCTGGTCATACACGTTACATTTAATGTATTTAgcaacttttatccaaagctatatacaaatagtgcatagaaGCTACAgaagaaaatcaaggatcagaagagcATAGTTCTAACACAATTTTGCTGTTCAGAGTGAAGtaacggtctgtatttaccaggcacagtgatcTGGGTGTCTGATTTCTTGTAAAAATGTTTATCTGACTGTCAAGCGTTAAAAAGCCTTATATGAGTGAGCTTTCCAATGTATCTATATACTTAACTGAAGAATATGGATAAGTGGTGCAATTTACAGCTTTTCAGGTAACAGTTTCtgtggaggggtcatggggtaaTGTCTATTTGGAGGGGTCATGTCTGTGGAGGGGTCATGTCCTGAGCGGTGGGGGAGTCGggctagtgatctgaaggttgccagttcgattccccgccgtgccaaaatgacattgtgtccttgggcaaggcacttcaccctacttgcttcggggggaatgtccctgtacttactgtaagtcgctctggataagagcgtctgctaaatgactaaatgtaaatgtaatgtcctTGTAAAGGGGTCATGTTCATGTGGAGGGGTCATAGGGTCATTTCTCtgtggaggggtcatggggtcaTGTCTCtgtggaggggtcatggggtcaTGTCTCtgtggaggggtcatggggtcaTGTCTCtgtggaggggtcatggggtcaTGTCTCTGTGGCTGTCTTCCTACTTCTCTGAAGCCAGATGGACTGGATGAACGGGCCATGCGCTGGCTGGCTATCACTTCCTTGTTCATGTTACAATGGCCTAAATTGTTATTCTCACTTTAaagaagattttttttatttttcttggaATTATATTGACGATATCAAGATGTCCGATTTGTTCAATTATAGTAGGGTTATTTTAAGTTATATCCTCTGCCCCCAGTGTTCTACCCAGATGCTAGAATTAGGCTACACATAGGCTTTGTAATCACAGCTCTGTCACCCGTTGAAAGGAATAAGAAAGATGTACACAAGCTGGTCTTGATCCAGGCTaccacccctctctgcctccctctgcctccctctgcctccctctgctccttgtGATGAAAACCACCAGGCCATCTGACGAACACCAGGGAAGGGAAACAACTGCTAACAGATTGGCTCGGCTGACCCACTTTCCCCTCTGGTCGGCCCGGTGTTGTGTTGAGGCTTTGCTGGTTCTTTGTCCCACTGAACACAGGGAATAATAATAAATGGGctatgtttttagtttttttttctaaatTCAGGTTAGAAGGAAGTAAAAAGGAGATGCCTCTTAAACCGACACAATAACCCATAAACGCCATAATCTGGGAAGCGGTGTCAAACGAGTGGAATTGTACTTAAGTTATTTTTTCGTTTTGTTTTCCCCATGTATACCTACTATAAATCAGGAAGCCTAAGCCCCATCTTGGTGTTTTTAATCTCGCAAAAATTCAATTAAATCACATTACGTTACTTTACGTTCCAGGGTTTGAGACTGTTGTGGAACGGCTTTCTGAAAGGGGAAAGAGGACCGTATCTCGAGGGAAGTAGACatcagagaagaagaggaagactgCCTCTCACAAGCCCAGGTAACTTCCTGTTCCAGTTACAGACCAACAGAAAGTATAATAACCACTGGACGGGACTGGAGtcatccctctccaccccccaaaaaacagcaaCCAGCAGACCTGTCTAGTGCCAGTTCAGTTTGTTTGGCTAACTTTTGGAAGTATTTGTTGGAGAGCCATGAGCATGGTTCTGCTGATGGCACAAGATGGTTATTTTTTCCTGTCCTTTCTCTTCcctgttgtttgtgtttgttaatTAGTGTGCAGACCCATATTTCtgtaataaaaaatacataaaataaacattttgtgAAACAGTGCAGCATTATTTGAGCATAGCACCCATTTTCATCACAGCATATAGTGTACAATTTTTTTGTAAAGTGAAACTTTTCAACCCGTCTCCGTTTCCACAGCAGTTTGATCGTGTGGATGGAAGGAGATGCGTTTGAAACAGAGGACGTTATGAACATCTGTGGTGAGAGCCTTAATCTCATCCCAAAGCTGTCATCCCTAACCTCAGCCCATAGCTGTCATCCCTAACCTCAGCCCATAGCGGTCATCTTAAATCTCATCCCATAGCTGTCATCCTTAACCTCATCCCGAAGCTGTCATCCTTAACCTCATCCCAAAGCTGTCATCTTGAATCTCATCCCATAGCTGTCAACCTTAACCTCATCCCATCGCTGTCATCCAGAATCTCATCCCAAAGCTGGCATCCTTAACCTCATCCCATCGCTGTCATCCAGAATCTCATCCCAAAGCTGGCATCCTTAACCTCATCCCATCGCTGTCATCCTGAATCTCATCCCATGCTGTAGCTTGTCATCACTCAGAGATTCATCATGATCGTTTTAAAGAGGACCGTTGTGTTACTGTCCATAGTAGTGATGGTCTTGATCGTTTTGAGGGTCACAATCAATGTTGTCATAAGAGACCTCATTCCACACAAATATGGTGATAAATGCATGTCGTATGCTAAATCATTAATTATTTTGGGGGGTTTATATATTATAGTCATTGTTTATAATTTTTATGGCTGGTATCATCTTCTATTCCCTCGTAGTATAATTTCATCACTGTTATATAACTGTAAAGTGTGTCCATAAGGTGTTATTTAAACATAGTGTGCGTACGTATTGCAGATGATCTAATGGCAGACCAAAGGATGGACATCACCTCCACGATGAATGAGTTCATGTCTCCCAGCTCCACTGACCTCATCAGCagctccatccaccccccaGGCATGGACTTCACACGCAAGAGGAAGGGCAGCACCTCCGACTACCAGTgagcaagcgcacacacacatgcttactgTTACACTCCCACTCACTGACGTGCTGGTAAATTCTATGTAAATTAATCAATTCATAAGTTATCAGTCATGCTATCGGTATCGCATTCTGCCTTTTGTATTGTTGAGAATATGTGGGCCATACTTGTGCTGACTTTCCTGTAAGTGCCATTTATTAATAACCGGACGGGCCAGAGTTACACAAAACTATCTGGGAAGTCGTCCTTGGAAACAGTTTGGAAAAGGGCAGGCACAAAAACACTTTGTGATTGGATTAGCTATCTGTCTGTCGCCGTCTATCCCTGGCTAACTTCAACCACCTGTGGCTGCCACTGCCACACATAGGATCCTGATTGGTACAAACCATAGGTTCGGGCACAAACGGATAGCTTTTTATCTTGGCAAGATGGATTCTCGCTTGGTTGGGATCTCTCAAATCCATCTGTCTCACAAGGTTAAATGGTCAATGCTGTGTTGACAGAATTTAATTATCACATTTCTTTTCTTGACAGAATTGACGGCTTTTCCTTCGAGTAAGTGACATTTCCTGTCATCTTTTCCAATCCTGACACATTGAGGTCACTGATGGACTGAATGCAAACTAACTTTTATTTTTCTCCTCAGTGACATGGATTCTGACAAGGACAAACTTGGAGGGTAAGTTCGTTATGACAGCAGAAGATCTGGATTTTGTGTTTGATATGAGATGTTTTTATGTGGGCTGTCTGAATAGCTTTCACACCTTCTATTCATCACTATAAAAGAGttgccacacacagacacaggaacaGTGTTGATGGGGTAGCTAGAAGCTCACGCCACCAGAATGATTGTATGAACATTAATTTGATTGTCACATTAATAGCATAGTGTTGCTTTCCTGACCTATATCGGTTACATAGTTGCAATACCTGTGTGTTAGGAGGCAGAGATACAAGAGACAAATGGGGTTGGTTCCAAACCCGCATCCTTCGACTGCATTATTTTAATCGctctctttctatatctctttttttttcttttcttcattccTCAGTGACCATCATGGAAGGATAAAGAATGCCAGGTatgcagcctctctctacttGTAGTTTCTGAATGAAAAGCCTCTCTCTGTCGTCAGTGAGCCTGGTGTTTGGTGGTGGGGAGGTGCTTTGATACAGCCCTCTGTAAGATCCTAGATAGCGTGAAGAACGTGAACAGCGCGAACATCACCACAGCTGGGTGGCTTTGCTTAGTAGCTAacctctgtctttctgcctctctctctccctctgtctctctccgtctctctctctcccccagagaGGCCCACAGCCAGATTGAGAAGCGCCGACGGGACAAGATGAACAGCTTCATCGACGAACTGGCGTCCCTGGTTCCCACCTGCAACGCCATGTCCCGCAAACTGGACAAGCTGACGGTGCTGCGCATGGCCGTCCAGCACATGAAGACCCTGCGAGGTGGGATAGGTGGAGCTCTAGCTAGAATATGCATAGCTATATATGCTATAGCTATGCGTTTGAGTGGAACTACTAAACCGTTCGTAACTTGGTTGGatttcctgtgtttgtgtgtgttcttcaggggcagccaACCCTTACACGGAAGCCAACTACAAGCCCTCCTTTCTGTCAGACGACGAATTGAAGCACTTGATACTGAGGGTACGtccatcacttcctcctccccaacTCGCAGCACCCCCATGTTGTGCCTTTGAGAGAAGGACTCGACACCAGTTGACTGATCGTCTCCCTCCACTCGTGCCGCTGACTCTGCTGTTTCTCTAGGCATCTGATGGCTTCCTGTTTGTGGTGGGATGTGATCGCGGGAAGATTCTCTTTGTCTCAGAGTCCGTCTTTAAGATCCTTAACTACAGCcaggtatgacacacacacacgcacttctcTCAGCTGTCAGTGTTGAAAGTGTGGATTTGCAACTTCCTGACTGTTTTCGAACGCAATTTTCTTCTGTAAAGTTACGCTCGAATCACTTCACTTTTTCTTTACTCCTCcccttttcctgtttctctcccccttcctcctcctctcatctctcgccCCTCCAGAACGACCTGATTGGCCAGAGCCTGTTTGACTACCTGCACCCGAAGGACATCGCCAAGGTGAAGGAGCAGCTGTCCTCCTCAGACACGGCCCCGAGGGAACGACTCATAGACGCCAAAAGTAAACCGCCTCTCGTCTCACCTCTCAAACGGaagcctcctcccttcttctccttcgctcgctccctcccttttcCACGCTCTTTTCTtacgctctctttctgtctatctctctcctgcctAGGCCTGACAGTAAAAACAGAATGACCCCCTTACCTCCCCTCAACTCCACCCTGACAGATAGATAGTGACACAGGATGTTGGCTTGGGTGGTGGTCTGATGTCATTgtgccccctcccctgtccagcGGGTCTCCCGGTGAAGACAGACATCACCCCCAGCCCGTCCCGGCTCTGCTCCGGGGCCCGGCGCTCCTTCTTCTGCAGGATGAAGTGCAACAGGCCCTCCGTCAAGATGGAGGACAAGGActtcccttccacctgctccaAGAAGAAAGGTAGAGACGTGTCTTATCTGTGGTCCACACTAGGTTTAATTACTCAGTAGGCTGCAAACACAACTATGTGAGACTTTGTAATTAATTTATGTACAGGAAAAATGCCAAATAAATGTATATCTAAAAGATAACAATATGattttatatataaataaaattaattaattaaattaaTTCAAACTAATTAAAACTAAATTCCACAAGGCCAATATTGTAATGTTTTCATGGTGCTCTCATCTCTTCCCAGCGGACAGGAAGAGCTTCTGCACCATCCACAGTACGGGCTACCTGAAGAGCTGGCCCCCCACCAAGATGGGTCTGGACGAGGACAACGAGCCCGACAACGAGGGCTGCAACCTCAGCTGCCTGGTGGCCATCGGGCGCCTGCACCCCCACATCATCCCCCAGCCCGCCCACATCGACATCCGCGTCAAGCCCACCGAGTACGTCTCCCGGCACGCCATCGACGGCAAGTTTGTGTTCGTGGACCAGAGGTGAGTTCTGGGAGTCAAGGCGGTTCcaacctctctcgctctcccaacATGTTTCGGAACTCTTCGTTTATTTCAAATCGACACTcaatcccttctctccttcatcctccatccatccccctctcccctcctccatccatccatccatccatccccctcttctccattaatccatccatccccctctcccctccagggcTACAGCCATCCTAGCCTACCTGCCCCAGGAGCTCTTAGGGACGTCGTTCTACGAGTACTTCCACCAGGATGACATCGGTCATCTGGCAGAGTGTCACAGACAAGGTACCTCACCTCCATCCTAACTTCCATATGGCCCAGAGGACGTCTATGGGAGACGTCTAAAGGGTACATCAGTGTAACGCCGAGCTGTGTTCTGGTCT
Coding sequences within:
- the bmal1a gene encoding basic helix-loop-helix ARNT like 1a produces the protein MEGDAFETEDVMNICDDLMADQRMDITSTMNEFMSPSSTDLISSSIHPPGMDFTRKRKGSTSDYQIDGFSFDDMDSDKDKLGGDHHGRIKNAREAHSQIEKRRRDKMNSFIDELASLVPTCNAMSRKLDKLTVLRMAVQHMKTLRGAANPYTEANYKPSFLSDDELKHLILRASDGFLFVVGCDRGKILFVSESVFKILNYSQNDLIGQSLFDYLHPKDIAKVKEQLSSSDTAPRERLIDAKTGLPVKTDITPSPSRLCSGARRSFFCRMKCNRPSVKMEDKDFPSTCSKKKADRKSFCTIHSTGYLKSWPPTKMGLDEDNEPDNEGCNLSCLVAIGRLHPHIIPQPAHIDIRVKPTEYVSRHAIDGKFVFVDQRATAILAYLPQELLGTSFYEYFHQDDIGHLAECHRQVLQMREKINTNCYKFKIKDGSFITLRSRWFSFMNPWTKEVEYIVSTNTVVSCGVLEGGDPSYPQSAASPQSMDSVLTSEGGGRRALQTVPGIPGGTRAGAGKIGRMIAEEVMEIQRIRGSSPSSCGSSPLNITSTPPPDTCSPGGKKIQNGGTPDLSLAGVVPGPDSVGYPYSVMSDASHPSIDIMDEPGSSSPSNDEAAMAVIMSLLEADAGLGGPVDFSDLPWPL